In the Theobroma cacao cultivar B97-61/B2 chromosome 1, Criollo_cocoa_genome_V2, whole genome shotgun sequence genome, one interval contains:
- the LOC18613192 gene encoding transcriptional regulator SUPERMAN → MEKAYLTRNKNSKWDCNSSSLEGDHSCCCGLTWPPKYYTCSFCKREFRSAQALGGHMNVHRKDRARLRLLSSWALECQNPEPNSMPNPSSSPISLSSHSVNFSLYPHHSLLSPLLSAPSSSPPPYRKNLRKSLIPQLGGLSKEKTMTPFLGVEKLKRHAQKYELEVGGVTGVDLESEFKDSKEVLDLELRLGYFSVQSAFRL, encoded by the coding sequence ATGGAGAAGGCATATTTGACAAGAAACAAGAATAGCAAGTGGGACTGTAACAGCTCCAGCTTGGAAGGTGACCATTCATGTTGTTGTGGGTTAACGTGGCCTCCAAAATATTATACATGTAGCTTTTGCAAGAGAGAATTCAGGTCAGCTCAAGCTCTTGGAGGTCATATGAATGTTCATAGGAAGGACAGAGCCAGGTTGAGATTGTTATCTTCTTGGGCTTTAGAATGTCAGAACCCTGAACCCAACTCTATGCCTAACCCTAGTTCTTCACCAATATCTTTATCCTCTCATTCTGTTAACTTCTCACTCTATCCCCATCATTCTTTGCTTTCTCCATTACTCAGTGCTCCTTCGTCTTCACCACCACCATATAGGAAAAACCTGAGAAAGTCTTTGATCCCTCAACTTGGAGGTTTGTCAAAAGAGAAGACGATGACACCTTTTCTCGGGGTTGAAAAACTGAAGAGGCATGCACAAAAATATGAGCTTGAGGTTGGTGGGGTAACTGGCGTAGACTTGGAGAGTGAGTTCAAAGATTCAAAGGAGGTTTTGGATTTGGAGCTTCGACTCGGGTATTTCTCGGTCCAATCGGCCTTCCgactttaa
- the LOC18613193 gene encoding myosin-16, whose translation MSRDITAGSHVWVGDSELAWIDGIVINVYGAEAVIQTSDGRMVTTNLSKIYPKDVEAPAGGVDDMTKLSYLHEPAVLYNLATRYEINEIYAYCGNILIAINPFQALSHLYDVYLMERYKGAQLGELSPHVYAIADVAYRAMIKEGKSNSILVSGESGAGKTETTKMLMRYLAFLGGHAAAEGRTVEQQVLESNPVLEAFGNAKTVKNNNSSRFGKFVEIQFDKHGQISGAAIRTYLLEKSRVCQISDPERNYHCFYLLCAAPLEEIERYKLGDPKSFHYLNQSNCYELVGISDAHDYLATRKAMDIVGISEKEQEAIFRVVAAILHLGNIAFAKGEEDSSILQDDESKFHLQMTAELLMCNPQALEVALCKRVMITPEEIIERSLDPLGAAVSRDGLAKTIYSRLFDWLVNKINVSIGQDPHSECLIGVLDIYGFESFKISSFEQFCINFTNEKLQQHFNQHVFKMEQAEYQNEEIDWSYVEFVDNQDVLDLIEKKPGGIISLLDEACMFPKSTHETFAQKLYQTFKDHKRFVKPKLARTEFTIAHYAGEVQYQSDQFLDKNKDYVVPEHQDLLSASKCSFVAGLFPPLSEETAKSGKFSSIGSRFKLQLQQLMDILNSTEPHYIRCIKPNNELKPALFENVNVLQQLRSGGVLEAIRVKCEGYPTHRTFTEFLNRFAILAPEILEGNYEEKVACKWILEKVGLTRFQIGKTKVFLRAGQMAELDARKGKVLGESAMVVQKQIRSHLSRKRYVCMCKASMHIQTAWRGKLARELYKDMKNEAAAVQIQKTFRRQVARRNYIDAKSSAIVLQTGLRAMVARNELRYKAQNKAAVIIQAYWRRHSALSFYKKIKKASVLSQSMFRRRTARRNLKEQKMAGRDKEEDGTLEQVDKLTYKEPEKQLIFEGQEKAEFHHSPLALAVPNQADKTNAFPVREHEVTEKAYEFCPIIEEISRPIQNASKIEILTKEVEKLKALLLAEKKRADESEKKHAEAQELSEKRHKKLEETERRVYQLQDSLNRLLFCMSDQFSQLKKILRSPSNSTSTSQPIVRDNSFDTSDNSDASSSDSDFTFPAPVLTSANISSLPPNALQRTVKDVSATETGSEDSDKEGAFDDYF comes from the exons ATGTCACGGGACATTACTGCAGGTTCTCATGTATGGGTTGGAGACTCAGAATTAGCTTGGATTGATGGTATTGTAATTAACGTTTATGGAGCTGAAGCTGTGATTCAAACTAGTGATGGCAGGATG GTTACTAcaaatttgtcaaaaatatATCCAAAGGATGTGGAAGCTCCCGCTGGGGGTGTTGATGACATGACTAAACTGTCATACTTGCACGAGCCTGCCGTCCTCTACAATCTGGCCACCAGAtatgaaataaatgaaatttat GCATACTGCGGGAACATTCTCATTGCTATCAATCCGTTCCAAGCACTCTCACATTTGtatgatgtttatttgatgGAGCGCTATAAAGGAGCTCAACTTGGGGAGCTGAGCCCTCATGTTTATGCAATTGCTGATGTTGCATATAG GGCAATGATTAAAGAGGGAAAAAGCAACTCTATACTGGTCAGCGGTGAAAGTGGGGCAGGTAAGACTGAAACCACCAAAATGCTTATGCGTTATCTTGCATTTTTGGGTGGCCATGCTGCTGCTGAAGGACGGACTGTTGAACAACAAGTTCTAGAA TCAAATCCTGTTCTTGAAGCATTTGGCAATGCAAAAACTGTCAAAAATAACAATTCGAG TCGTTTTGGAAAATTTGTTGAGATTCAATTTGATAAGCATGGACAAATATCAGGGGCAGCCATCAGAACTTATCTCCTAGAAAAATCTCGTGTATGCCAAATTTCAGATCCTGAACGGAACTACCACTGTTTTTACCTTCTTTGTGCTGCACCACTGGAG GAGATTGAGAGATATAAGTTGGGGGATCCTAAGTCGTTTCattatcttaatcaatctAATTGCTATGAACTGGTTGGTATAAGTGATGCCCACGATTATCTTGCCACCCGGAAAGCTATGGATATTGTTGGGATAAGTGAGAAAGAACAG GAGGCAATTTTCAGAGTTGTGGCTGCAATTCTTCATCTTGGCAATATTGCATTTGCTAAGGGAGAAGAAGATTCATCCATATTACAGGATGACGAATCCAAATTCCATCTTCAAATGACAGCAGAGCTACTTAT GTGCAATCCTCAAGCATTGGAAGTTGCACTATGTAAGCGCGTAATGATAACCCCAGAAGAAATTATAGAAAGGAGTCTTGATCCACTTGGTGCAGCAGTTAGCAGGGATGGTTTAGCAAAGACAATATATTCCCGCTTGTTTGACTG GTTGGTTAACAAAATCAATGTCTCCATTGGGCAAGATCCTCATTCAGAATGTCTCATTGGAGTCCTTGACATTTATGGTTTcgaaagctttaaaattagcaG TTTTGAGCAGTTTTGTATAAACTTCACCAACGAAAAGCTGCAACAACATTTCAACCAG CATGTATTCAAGATGGAGCAAGCTGAGTACCAAAATGAGGAAATAGATTGGAGCTATGTAGAGTTTGTTGATAATCAAGATGTCTTGGATCTTATCGAAAAG AAACCAGGTGGGATCATTTCTCTTCTTGATGAAGCATG TATGTTTCCAAAATCAACCCATGAAACCTTTGCACAAAAGCTATATCAGACATTCAAGGATCACAAACGCTTTGTAAAGCCAAAATTGGCTCGCACAGAGTTTACCATTGCTCATTATGCAGGAGAG GTCCAATATCAGTCTGATCAGTTTTTAGACAAAAACAAAGACTATGTTGTGCCTGAACATCAGGATTTGTTGAGTGCTTCCAAATGTTCTTTTGTAGCAGGCCTTTTCCCTCCACTTTCTGAGGAGACTGCTAAATCTGGCAAGTTCTCATCTATTGGTTCTCGTTTTAAG TTACAATTACAGCAACTGATGGATATACTAAACTCTACTGAACCCCACTACATCAGATGTATAAAGCCAAACAATGAATTAAAACCTGCACTATTTGAGAATGTCAATGTCTTGCAGCAACTACGTTCTGGT GGTGTTCTAGAGGCAATCAGAGTCAAGTGTGAGGGATACCCTACTCATAGAACCTTTACTGAATTTCTAAACCGATTTGCTATTCTTGCACCAGAAATTTTGGAAGGGAA TTATGAAGAAAAGGTTGCATGCAAATGGATTTTGGAAAAGGTGGGGCTTACAAGGTTTCAG ATAGGGAAAACCAAGGTTTTCCTAAGAGCTGGTCAGATGGCAGAGTTAGATGCACGGAAGGGGAAAGTACTTGGCGAGTCGGCAATGGTTGTTCAAAAGCAAATTAGATCTCATTTAAGTCGTAAACGTTATGTTTGTATGTGCAAGGCTTCTATGCATATACAAACTGCTTGGAGGg GAAAGCTGGCTCGTGAATTATATAAAGACATGAAAAATGAGGCAGCTGCTGTCCAAATTCAGAAAACTTTTCGCAGACAAGTAGCTAGAAGAAACTACATTGATGCCAAATCCTCAGCAATTGTCTTGCAGACAGGACTCCGGGCCATGGTTGCTCGTAATGAATTGAGATATAAAGCGCAAAACAAGGCTGCAGTTATTATTCAG GCATATTGGCGACGTCATAGTGCTCTTTCATTCtataagaagataaaaaaagcATCAGTTCTTTCGCAGAGCATGTTTAGGAGACGAACTGccaggagaaaccttaaggaGCAAAAGATG GCTGGAAGAGACAAAGAAGAGGATGGAACTCTAGAACAAGTGGACAAACTGACATACAAAGAGCCAGAAAAACAATTGATC TTCGAAGGACAAGAGAAAGCCGAGTTCCACCATTCTCCCCTAGCTCTAGCTGTGCCAAACCAAGCAGACAAAACCAATGCATTTCCTGTTAGAGAGCATGAGGTTACAGAAAAAGCATATGAATTTTGTCCTATCattgaagaaatatcaagACCCATCCAAAATGCTTCAAAGATTGAGATTCTTACGAAAGAAGTGGAAAAGCTAAAG GCCCTCTTGCTagcagaaaagaaaagagctgATGAATCTGAAAAGAAACATGCTGAAGCCCAAGAATTAAGTGAGAAAAGACACAAGAAATTAGAAGAAACTGAAAGAAGAGTTTATCAGCTTCAAGACTCTTTGAACAG GCTATTGTTTTGTATGTCTGACCAATTTTCAcaactgaaaaaaattttacgtTCTCCATCAAATTCGACATCAACCTCTCAGCCCATTGTTCGAGACAATTCCTTTGATACTTCTGACAACTCTGATGCTTCATCAAGTGACTCAGATTTCACATTTCCAGCTCCAGTTCTTACTTCAGCTAACATCTCTTCTCTCCCTCCTAATGCTCTCCAGCGGACTGTTAAGGATGTTTCAGCCACTGAAACAG GTTCTGAAGACAGTGATAAGGAGGGAGCATTTGATGACTACTTCTGA